The following coding sequences lie in one Pseudomonas syringae CC1557 genomic window:
- a CDS encoding phospholipase D-like domain-containing protein, giving the protein MATPSITTPVATSKNMSCNINLPWFVQGTEYCPAEATFEPLVNGERAFGAVYDTIMAATQSVEIICWGFQPSMYFKRGDTSSLCIGELLAKKAKEGVQVKVLCWYDSTHMAQSLENPTPGDNVSNWAPGLDDFFHATSISKGLGFDRVNKTLEELRAKGEQNRNKDQIEIDKLWYRQVRLAYTGAETGPIELGQRFFRVMGWGDEESIKNTTLQFVTRDFSVTDRVEIAWRLAMEALDQDRSKTNKAMSTTAMFAAPTHHQKMVLVDYEKPELAVGFVMGHNTLDAYWDKDDHAYERMAAQKGRNGATPRQDISSRVTGPILEYLNQNFCEAWEKETHINLLPARKHIVDQLKARQAYGTPLMAQILRTHSQSNVRDIEKLYLKAVNNTTQFIYIENQYFRWPPLAEKIKSVVQSLLDAGRDLKKHGPIYLFVVTNSSNEGMGDGSVNTFRMLKHLGRPELLPGVAQAERHDELMDELYSAKQEELLATQKAAAFNQIHGIDHTERAARIYEPLKSKLAEARAKVERLEQEMPGKDAEPITPSEIPGLKMHICTLVAPDSPQDDWMDVYVHSKLMIVDDVFTTIGSANINTRSMQADTELNICIEDPAITKPLREHLFRIHTGDQENEENIAITFDNWGDIIRENGSRRVKKTPTGVEPEKRPPYRSLVEFLNESSARKNLD; this is encoded by the coding sequence ATGGCCACACCTTCGATCACCACTCCGGTTGCTACCAGCAAAAACATGTCGTGCAACATCAACCTCCCGTGGTTTGTGCAGGGCACCGAGTACTGTCCGGCAGAAGCTACTTTTGAGCCTTTGGTCAATGGCGAGCGCGCATTCGGCGCGGTGTACGACACGATCATGGCTGCCACGCAGAGTGTTGAAATCATCTGCTGGGGGTTTCAGCCTTCGATGTATTTCAAGCGTGGCGATACCAGTTCGCTGTGTATTGGTGAGCTCTTGGCTAAGAAGGCCAAAGAAGGGGTTCAGGTCAAAGTCCTCTGCTGGTATGACTCGACTCACATGGCCCAATCTCTGGAGAACCCGACACCCGGCGATAACGTCAGCAACTGGGCACCCGGCCTTGATGATTTTTTCCATGCTACCTCTATTTCAAAGGGGCTAGGCTTTGATCGCGTGAACAAGACGCTTGAAGAATTGCGCGCTAAAGGCGAACAGAATCGCAACAAAGACCAAATCGAGATCGACAAGTTGTGGTACCGCCAGGTTCGCCTCGCCTACACCGGCGCTGAAACCGGCCCTATCGAATTAGGTCAACGCTTTTTCCGCGTGATGGGATGGGGCGACGAAGAATCTATCAAAAACACGACTTTACAGTTCGTCACACGAGACTTCTCTGTCACTGACCGGGTGGAAATTGCATGGCGATTAGCGATGGAAGCACTTGATCAAGATCGCAGTAAAACAAATAAAGCGATGAGTACCACGGCTATGTTCGCCGCACCGACTCACCACCAAAAAATGGTGCTGGTAGATTACGAGAAGCCCGAGCTCGCGGTTGGCTTCGTGATGGGGCACAACACACTGGATGCTTACTGGGACAAGGACGACCATGCCTATGAGCGAATGGCCGCGCAGAAAGGCCGAAACGGGGCGACACCTCGACAGGATATTTCGAGCCGTGTCACCGGCCCCATTCTTGAATATCTGAATCAGAATTTTTGTGAGGCTTGGGAGAAGGAAACCCATATCAATTTGCTTCCCGCTCGCAAGCACATTGTTGATCAGCTAAAGGCTCGCCAGGCCTATGGCACGCCACTCATGGCGCAGATCTTGAGAACTCATAGCCAAAGCAACGTGAGGGATATTGAAAAGCTTTACCTGAAGGCGGTAAACAATACGACCCAGTTTATCTACATCGAGAATCAATATTTCCGCTGGCCACCGCTCGCGGAGAAGATCAAAAGTGTTGTCCAGAGCCTTCTGGATGCTGGTCGCGACCTTAAAAAACATGGGCCTATCTATCTCTTCGTCGTGACAAACTCTTCTAACGAAGGCATGGGGGACGGATCCGTCAATACATTTCGTATGCTCAAGCACTTGGGCCGCCCGGAGCTTCTGCCAGGAGTCGCGCAGGCAGAACGGCATGACGAACTGATGGATGAATTATACTCAGCCAAACAGGAAGAGCTCTTGGCTACTCAGAAAGCTGCGGCCTTCAATCAGATCCACGGGATTGATCATACAGAACGAGCGGCTCGCATTTACGAACCGTTGAAAAGCAAGCTAGCAGAAGCCCGTGCCAAGGTTGAAAGACTTGAGCAGGAAATGCCTGGAAAAGACGCAGAGCCTATAACGCCTTCAGAAATCCCAGGGCTCAAGATGCACATATGTACATTGGTCGCACCTGATTCTCCCCAAGATGACTGGATGGATGTCTATGTACACAGCAAACTGATGATCGTCGATGACGTGTTTACCACTATTGGCTCGGCTAATATTAATACAAGAAGCATGCAGGCTGACACTGAGCTCAACATATGCATTGAAGACCCTGCAATAACTAAACCGCTGCGCGAGCATTTATTTAGAATACATACAGGCGATCAAGAAAATGAGGAAAATATTGCGATTACTTTTGATAACTGGGGAGATATCATTAGAGAAAACGGAAGCCGAAGAGTTAAAAAAACACCGACAGGGGTAGAGCCCGAAAAGCGCCCCCCTTATAGATCACTTGTAGAATTTTTGAATGAAAGTTCAGCGAGAAAAAATCTTGATTAA
- a CDS encoding SEL1-like repeat protein, translated as MKVQREKILIKKICNLSIVIFILSVTACSKKEESVATQSQMDFAYERLKFSCVHEKDHLPTLDKNADLLYKYALRLEQIDKKKAYDEIASYYRIAAAHGHYKAATNLQTLLSEGTVKSPNASKETIELVKKFIAQDIPGAYYDMAHYLEKGYGVKQDLPASKAYFRRAADLGNPDAQYYVARLLSKVPDTADVMQAMYKCAMEQGNGPAGVYYASYSKVIGNYADAVTGYHVAIRNGNYDAARNLERAFKGPPPSEELYYMALKRDVERVERLEKVRIFLTENQYLGPKVPDIDQIVPLPPAKLPEWDGTFEWLKKRESTPPAEKPSEDMIRALSQEKGLDPETGLPLPASK; from the coding sequence ATGAAAGTTCAGCGAGAAAAAATCTTGATTAAAAAAATATGTAATCTAAGCATTGTTATTTTTATTTTATCAGTAACTGCCTGTTCAAAAAAGGAAGAGTCTGTGGCAACTCAATCTCAAATGGATTTCGCCTACGAAAGGCTAAAATTCAGCTGTGTTCACGAGAAAGACCATCTACCCACACTAGATAAAAATGCCGACCTATTATATAAATACGCTTTACGCCTTGAGCAAATCGACAAAAAGAAAGCATACGACGAAATAGCGTCTTACTATCGCATAGCAGCAGCGCACGGGCACTACAAAGCCGCAACCAATTTACAAACGCTTTTATCAGAGGGCACGGTAAAGTCGCCTAATGCTTCAAAAGAAACTATTGAGCTAGTTAAGAAATTTATAGCTCAAGATATACCCGGCGCATATTACGATATGGCACATTACCTAGAGAAAGGTTACGGTGTAAAGCAAGACCTACCTGCATCGAAAGCATACTTTCGGCGCGCTGCCGACCTGGGAAATCCCGATGCACAATACTATGTAGCCCGGCTACTTTCCAAAGTCCCTGACACAGCCGATGTAATGCAGGCGATGTACAAATGCGCGATGGAGCAAGGTAATGGACCCGCAGGCGTTTATTATGCAAGCTATTCAAAAGTTATTGGCAATTATGCGGATGCAGTTACAGGCTACCACGTCGCAATTCGAAACGGTAATTACGATGCAGCACGCAATCTGGAGCGCGCTTTTAAAGGCCCACCACCATCCGAAGAGCTTTACTACATGGCGTTGAAGCGAGATGTGGAACGTGTGGAGCGCCTAGAAAAAGTACGCATATTCCTTACAGAGAATCAATATCTCGGACCAAAAGTGCCAGACATCGACCAAATCGTACCCCTGCCCCCAGCCAAGCTTCCGGAATGGGACGGCACATTCGAATGGCTGAAAAAACGCGAGTCCACGCCCCCTGCCGAAAAGCCATCGGAAGACATGATCCGGGCGCTAAGCCAGGAGAAAGGCCTCGACCCTGAAACAGGTCTTCCATTACCTGCATCGAAGTGA
- a CDS encoding SEL1-like repeat protein — protein sequence MFTRLVFLAILTTSLCACEKKGHDSVTDEDMAKAMERLSFTCTHEADNLPAISEDAQVLYRYALFLESKKGAKDYQQIGRYYRLAYAAGNYKAATNLHNLISQGAVDSGNRSKEAIDIVEHLIAQGIPGGYYDMGHYLEVGYGVVRNKGSAYAYFRRAADLGNPAAQFYVARLLSSIPADTADVMQAMYKCAMEQGNGPAGVHYASYSKVVGHYADAVTSFHTAIRNGDYDAARNLARAFEGPPPSEELYYMALQRDEERVKRLDNINMFLSRHEHLGAKVPDLDDIVPLPPAPLPEWDGTFKWKRDRDSTAPPSPPSEELIQRMAAEKNLDPATGMPLAAVKK from the coding sequence ATGTTCACAAGGCTGGTTTTTCTGGCAATTCTCACCACAAGCCTCTGCGCTTGCGAGAAGAAAGGTCACGACAGCGTTACTGATGAAGACATGGCTAAAGCCATGGAGAGGCTTTCGTTTACCTGCACTCACGAAGCCGACAATCTGCCTGCTATAAGCGAGGATGCTCAGGTGCTGTATCGCTATGCACTATTTCTGGAATCGAAAAAAGGCGCCAAAGACTATCAGCAAATAGGCAGATACTACCGCTTGGCCTATGCAGCAGGTAACTATAAAGCGGCGACCAACCTGCATAACCTGATTTCTCAAGGTGCTGTTGACAGTGGCAATCGCAGCAAAGAGGCGATTGACATTGTGGAGCATCTGATCGCGCAAGGTATTCCAGGCGGTTACTACGATATGGGGCATTATTTGGAAGTCGGCTACGGCGTAGTACGAAATAAGGGCAGCGCGTATGCCTACTTTCGCAGGGCGGCAGACTTAGGCAATCCTGCTGCACAATTTTATGTCGCTCGATTACTGTCTAGCATCCCGGCCGATACCGCCGATGTCATGCAAGCAATGTACAAATGCGCGATGGAGCAAGGTAATGGGCCAGCCGGCGTTCATTACGCAAGCTATTCAAAAGTTGTTGGCCATTATGCGGATGCGGTTACCAGCTTTCACACCGCAATTCGAAACGGTGACTACGATGCAGCCCGCAATCTGGCCCGTGCTTTTGAAGGCCCGCCACCATCGGAAGAGCTTTACTATATGGCCTTGCAGCGAGATGAAGAGCGTGTGAAGCGATTGGATAATATAAATATGTTTCTCTCGCGCCATGAGCATCTTGGAGCAAAAGTCCCAGATCTGGACGATATCGTTCCACTTCCTCCAGCACCGTTACCCGAGTGGGACGGCACGTTCAAATGGAAGCGTGATCGTGATTCCACTGCACCACCTTCGCCTCCATCGGAAGAGCTGATTCAACGGATGGCGGCTGAAAAGAACCTCGACCCCGCTACAGGCATGCCTTTGGCAGCCGTAAAAAAATAA
- a CDS encoding type VI secretion system Vgr family protein — protein MNSILDAAMNAFSGPLSQAGRLLELKTPQGQELFALRAHAVERLSHVARYTIDVINQTTDFDPEKLIGQAVQLSIRLDDGSLSPRHGWVESVRYLGSDGGLEDWQLVFAPWFSLLEYRIDCRIWQEMSLPDILAQVFQHYSQARANYRFDLQRDYPLLSYVTQFNETDANFVQRWCEQEGLFWYVEHKVDNHCIVFTDNIDSLPTLNPTSLRFHTQQAADLKDSITQWSPGARLLNGLVQWRSSEYRSHAQPQITHSMALPAASAPPDLERYQYRGQYAWQNLGRGEWLARVQIEQDESAARRIQGQGGARQMQPGHGFELTQHPLYELKTLQDRQFLIVAVEFFVQSNLPIGKTRSSPPGSLKTQLDALQAQASLPAGDEGFYLNRFETQRLDIPYRSPFTHQKPAHPGPQTAVVVTPGGHEVFTDNLNRVCVRFHWDRLVKDGELGSCWLRMMQSSSGQDWGSVNVPRAGEEVVVTFLDNDIDRPLIMGQVYGGHKPAWHSSGLMSGYKSQEIQGSGYNQWVMDDSTGQVRTQIHSSHGHSQLNLGYLIDQQGNSRGALRGAGFELRTDAYGALRAQQGLYLSTWPRNKAQGGQIDTQEAQQHLSNAQARFKALSEIAEQHNALPMPGGIESLDQLNADTQANYGSGGDSQVSSTQQQRNGGDTKAAIMSGGRGQTSGYKKPLLVASSPADIATVTPQNTHIHSGKQLTLSTGEDTNLASGKSLLVSVAQSISLFAQAAGAKLFAAKGKVEIQAQNDSIELTAKESVRITSTARTIEIAAQEEILLTSGAAYIRIKGGNIEIHAPGTIDVKGVKKTFDGPAQLNRDNPAWPTDSIKQKLTAYAGLSSAAGYQAWAGQPYTIFADGAEVKKGVMDASGQIAIDHHVTTSQYRIDLSNGVSYDLPVAADYKGDPKNAELANRGLHRHESASHPDVKPSDNRSLFRNRYDQLSNPESDA, from the coding sequence ATGAACTCGATACTCGACGCCGCCATGAACGCCTTCAGCGGGCCGCTCAGTCAGGCTGGTCGCCTGCTGGAATTGAAGACGCCACAAGGTCAGGAACTGTTTGCGCTGCGTGCACATGCCGTGGAGCGTCTGAGCCACGTGGCGCGCTACACGATCGACGTGATCAATCAGACCACCGACTTCGACCCGGAAAAGCTGATTGGTCAGGCAGTGCAACTGAGCATCCGTCTCGACGACGGCAGCCTGAGCCCTCGGCATGGCTGGGTCGAGAGTGTGCGTTATCTCGGCAGCGATGGCGGGCTCGAGGATTGGCAGCTGGTCTTTGCGCCGTGGTTCAGCCTGCTGGAATACCGCATTGATTGCCGGATCTGGCAAGAAATGAGCTTGCCAGACATCCTCGCTCAGGTGTTTCAGCACTATAGCCAGGCACGGGCCAACTACCGCTTCGACCTGCAACGCGACTACCCGCTGCTGTCATACGTGACGCAGTTCAACGAGACCGACGCCAACTTCGTTCAGCGCTGGTGCGAGCAGGAAGGCCTTTTCTGGTACGTGGAGCACAAGGTCGACAATCATTGCATCGTGTTCACCGACAACATTGACTCTCTGCCCACACTGAACCCCACAAGCCTGCGTTTTCATACCCAGCAGGCCGCCGACCTGAAAGACAGTATCACCCAGTGGAGCCCCGGCGCTCGCCTGCTCAATGGTTTGGTGCAGTGGCGCAGCAGCGAATACCGCAGCCATGCGCAGCCACAGATCACTCACTCCATGGCACTGCCTGCCGCATCCGCGCCTCCTGACCTCGAACGTTACCAATACCGTGGCCAGTATGCATGGCAGAACCTCGGCCGAGGCGAATGGCTCGCACGCGTGCAGATCGAACAGGATGAGTCGGCGGCCCGTCGCATTCAGGGTCAGGGCGGGGCTCGTCAGATGCAGCCCGGTCATGGCTTTGAGCTAACTCAACATCCGCTTTACGAGCTCAAGACGCTCCAGGACCGTCAGTTCCTGATCGTCGCCGTGGAGTTCTTTGTGCAGAGCAACCTGCCGATCGGCAAGACGCGATCAAGCCCACCCGGAAGCCTGAAAACACAGTTGGATGCACTGCAGGCGCAAGCTTCGCTACCGGCGGGCGATGAGGGCTTCTACCTGAATCGCTTTGAAACACAGCGTCTGGATATTCCCTATCGCAGCCCGTTTACCCATCAAAAACCGGCCCACCCAGGCCCACAGACAGCAGTCGTCGTGACACCCGGCGGGCATGAGGTTTTCACTGACAACCTGAACCGGGTTTGCGTGCGCTTTCACTGGGATCGTCTGGTGAAGGATGGAGAGCTTGGTTCGTGCTGGCTGCGCATGATGCAGTCGAGCAGCGGTCAGGACTGGGGCAGCGTCAATGTGCCGCGCGCTGGCGAAGAGGTTGTCGTCACCTTTCTTGATAACGATATCGACCGTCCGCTGATCATGGGGCAGGTCTACGGCGGACATAAGCCTGCGTGGCATTCCAGTGGCCTGATGAGTGGCTATAAAAGTCAGGAGATTCAGGGGAGCGGCTATAACCAGTGGGTGATGGACGATTCCACCGGCCAGGTCAGGACCCAGATCCACAGTAGCCATGGGCATAGTCAGCTGAACCTCGGTTACCTGATCGACCAACAGGGCAATTCGCGAGGCGCACTGCGCGGCGCAGGTTTCGAGCTGCGGACTGACGCCTACGGTGCCTTGCGTGCTCAGCAAGGTCTGTACTTGAGCACTTGGCCACGCAACAAGGCGCAAGGCGGGCAGATTGATACCCAGGAAGCTCAACAGCATCTGAGCAACGCTCAAGCGCGGTTCAAGGCATTGTCGGAAATAGCCGAACAGCACAACGCGCTGCCAATGCCGGGCGGTATCGAAAGTCTCGACCAGCTCAACGCCGATACTCAGGCCAATTACGGCAGTGGCGGTGACAGCCAGGTCAGCAGCACTCAGCAACAGCGTAACGGCGGTGACACCAAGGCGGCAATCATGAGCGGCGGCCGTGGCCAGACGTCAGGCTATAAGAAGCCCTTGCTGGTCGCATCCTCACCGGCCGACATCGCGACCGTCACCCCGCAAAATACTCACATCCACAGCGGCAAACAGTTAACGCTTTCGACCGGTGAAGACACCAATCTGGCCAGCGGCAAGTCGCTATTGGTGAGTGTCGCGCAAAGCATCAGTCTGTTCGCCCAGGCGGCAGGCGCCAAGCTGTTTGCAGCAAAAGGCAAAGTTGAAATACAGGCACAAAACGACAGCATTGAACTGACCGCGAAGGAAAGCGTGCGTATCACCTCCACCGCTCGTACCATCGAGATTGCGGCGCAGGAAGAAATCCTGCTGACCAGCGGCGCAGCTTACATTCGCATCAAGGGCGGCAATATCGAGATTCATGCCCCCGGGACCATCGATGTAAAAGGCGTGAAAAAGACTTTCGACGGCCCTGCGCAGCTCAATCGGGATAATCCGGCATGGCCGACCGACTCGATCAAACAAAAGCTTACAGCTTACGCCGGGCTTAGCAGTGCGGCGGGCTATCAGGCATGGGCAGGTCAGCCGTATACCATCTTTGCAGACGGCGCCGAGGTCAAAAAAGGAGTGATGGACGCCAGCGGACAGATCGCCATCGACCATCACGTTACAACCAGCCAGTACCGTATTGACCTGAGTAACGGCGTTAGCTACGACCTGCCAGTAGCGGCCGATTACAAAGGTGATCCCAAAAATGCGGAACTGGCCAACCGCGGGCTTCACCGCCACGAAAGCGCTTCGCACCCAGACGTCAAACCGAGCGACAATCGCAGTCTGTTCCGTAACAGGTATGATCAGTTGAGCAATCCGGAGTCGGACGCGTGA